A genomic segment from Vicia villosa cultivar HV-30 ecotype Madison, WI unplaced genomic scaffold, Vvil1.0 ctg.000113F_1_1, whole genome shotgun sequence encodes:
- the LOC131624260 gene encoding uncharacterized protein LOC131624260 — protein MHSYIRLLYDRVLRGTVLSNRFRFVSSAHCSGMAIDSEPESVRQLLVDRFMSTGNSESLHLWAYNTRPVGAHWLLLAINPIREVVYYLNSVNGDWTNYPAMKEIVDLSIQVFRSQRDAQVSRTKSNNITWIKVQCPQQRNSSDCGYFVLRFMKEILQANQLEIPLTYLDEFRAAGYPRLKLEEIKEDLCHFYIKQFFM, from the exons atgcactcatacatccg gttgttgtatgacagagtgttgcgcgggactgtattgtctaacagattccgtttcgtgtcttccgcccattgcagcggaatggcaattgattcggaaccggaatcagttagacagctcttagtcgatagattcatgtccactggcaattcagaaagtctgcatctttgggcgtataatacccgaccagtagg agcacactggttgttgcttgctatcaaccctataagagaagtcgtgtattatctgaattcggtaaatggtgactggaccaattatccggctatgaaggaaatcgttgattt atcaatacaagtgttccgaagtcaacgggacgcacaggtatcccggactaaatcaaacaacattacttggatcaaagtgcag tgtccgcaacagcgaaacagttcagattgcggatactttgttttgaggtttatgaaagaaatccttcaggcgaatcaattagagattccgctcacg taccttgacgaattccgtgctgctgggtacccgagacttaagttggaagaaatcaaagaggatttgtgtcacttttatattaagcaatttttcatgtag